The following coding sequences lie in one Candidatus Neomarinimicrobiota bacterium genomic window:
- a CDS encoding FAD-binding and (Fe-S)-binding domain-containing protein: MAGLSARERNFLQETFGDRLSARKVERKLYGHDIAAMPSLIKPLVGDTTPEAVVQPTTEEELASLVRWAAENKIPLTPRGKASSGYGGVLPLKKGVVVDFYRLNRVLSIDREGLTATVQAGVVWEKLDRALEREGLTLRLYPTSYPASTVGGWLAQGGAGIGSYEAGWFRENVVSARVVLPDGSVKEFSGGDLDMIADAEGITGFISVVTVRVMPREELEVVAIGCPDAHDLQQLVNAIIDARLPIWSLVFINPRMAELKNRAPLMEHYGHPVEERVLLPASYITTLAFRKRDAAEVRAKLPEILKPCEAEVLSERIARHEWEHRFKLMVVKRLGPSLVPAEVVVPLSALGDVMVEIERKVDQPIVKEGLVIREGAGDEPEVVILGFIPSDQRKFSYNFVFSLVLTIMKIARRHGGRPYATGLYFATKADEILGAERVRRLKQFKRQVDPEGILNPGKVIGNGLLGAAMSFSGAIEPLVRPLGNHVITQIGERPSEAVRGIPADVAWYAYGCSQCGYRIEECDQFYGRGWESQTPRGKWYWLREYMAGREEWDQFMVDTIIVCTTCELCNLRCSAALPIEPAWMTLRGLLIHEERKMTFPPFEMMEAALTKEGNIWAGYRANRDAWFPEDLKGKYVPERQAKTMYFAGCTASYVEQDMGQAAVRLLDAAGVDFTYLGPKEICCGTPMLVAGKWDTFAETMRHNIQAVKEAGADTVVSSCPACDMMWRRVYPIWAEKLGMEYGITARHYSEVVSEKIEAGEFSFPANGCEPTTVTWHDSCHIGRVSGVYEPPRDLIRAIPNVNFVEMSHHHEEAHCCGSVLTLLKDPLVAHDVGKMRLDEALEAGAETVLALCPCCEFQLRVSADKRDVPVEVVDLARFASAALGYEFPDPNPEVRRQWAVFEAMIALMTPQGFADLMGTMWPELIAAMPFGMGPMMRVMGKIPGALTLMKPLFPVLFPRLLPLMMPKVMATMLDRVGAAIPMPDYMAEQMPELMPKVMDNLMPHMIRDVVPLVTQPMIDYLRGIMKR; this comes from the coding sequence CCTCGTCGGGATACGGTGGGGTGCTGCCGCTCAAGAAGGGGGTGGTGGTGGACTTTTACCGCCTGAACCGGGTGCTGAGTATCGACCGGGAGGGGCTGACGGCCACGGTGCAGGCGGGGGTGGTCTGGGAGAAGCTGGACCGGGCGCTGGAGCGTGAAGGGCTGACGCTGCGGCTGTATCCCACGAGTTACCCGGCTTCGACGGTCGGAGGTTGGCTGGCGCAGGGCGGGGCCGGCATCGGTTCGTACGAGGCGGGCTGGTTCCGGGAGAACGTGGTCAGCGCGCGGGTGGTGCTGCCGGACGGCAGCGTGAAGGAATTCAGCGGCGGGGACCTGGACATGATCGCCGATGCCGAGGGAATCACCGGATTTATCAGCGTGGTGACGGTGCGGGTGATGCCCAGGGAGGAGCTGGAGGTGGTGGCGATCGGCTGCCCGGATGCCCACGACCTGCAGCAGCTGGTGAACGCGATTATTGACGCCCGGCTGCCCATCTGGTCGCTGGTATTCATCAATCCGCGCATGGCGGAGTTGAAGAACCGGGCGCCGCTGATGGAGCATTACGGCCACCCGGTGGAGGAGCGGGTGCTGCTGCCGGCCTCGTACATCACGACCCTGGCCTTCCGCAAGCGGGACGCCGCAGAGGTGCGGGCCAAGCTGCCGGAGATTTTGAAGCCGTGTGAGGCGGAGGTGCTCAGCGAGCGCATCGCCCGGCACGAATGGGAGCACCGCTTCAAGCTGATGGTGGTGAAGCGGCTTGGTCCCAGCCTGGTACCGGCGGAGGTGGTGGTCCCCTTGAGCGCGCTGGGTGACGTGATGGTGGAGATCGAGCGCAAGGTGGACCAGCCGATAGTTAAGGAGGGGCTGGTCATCCGGGAGGGGGCCGGCGACGAGCCGGAGGTGGTCATCCTGGGGTTCATTCCCAGCGACCAGCGGAAGTTCAGTTACAATTTCGTATTCAGCCTGGTGCTGACGATCATGAAGATCGCCCGCAGGCACGGCGGCCGCCCTTACGCGACGGGGCTGTATTTCGCCACGAAGGCCGACGAGATTCTGGGTGCCGAGCGGGTGCGGCGGCTGAAGCAGTTCAAGCGGCAGGTGGACCCGGAGGGCATTCTGAATCCGGGCAAGGTGATCGGTAACGGTCTGCTAGGCGCGGCGATGAGTTTTTCCGGGGCTATCGAGCCGCTGGTGCGGCCGCTGGGCAACCACGTGATCACCCAGATCGGCGAGCGGCCCAGCGAGGCTGTGCGGGGTATCCCGGCCGACGTGGCCTGGTATGCCTACGGCTGCTCGCAGTGCGGCTACCGCATCGAGGAGTGCGACCAGTTCTACGGCCGGGGCTGGGAGAGCCAGACCCCGCGGGGCAAATGGTACTGGCTGCGGGAGTACATGGCCGGCCGGGAGGAGTGGGACCAGTTCATGGTGGACACCATCATCGTGTGCACCACCTGCGAGCTATGTAACCTGCGCTGTTCGGCGGCGCTGCCGATCGAACCGGCCTGGATGACGCTGCGGGGCCTGCTGATCCACGAAGAGCGGAAGATGACCTTCCCGCCGTTCGAGATGATGGAGGCGGCCCTGACCAAGGAGGGCAACATCTGGGCGGGCTACCGGGCCAACCGCGACGCCTGGTTCCCGGAAGACCTGAAGGGGAAATACGTCCCGGAGCGCCAGGCCAAGACGATGTACTTCGCGGGCTGCACGGCCAGTTACGTGGAGCAGGACATGGGCCAGGCGGCGGTGCGGCTGCTGGACGCCGCGGGGGTGGACTTCACCTACCTGGGCCCGAAGGAGATCTGCTGCGGCACGCCGATGCTGGTGGCCGGCAAGTGGGACACCTTCGCCGAGACCATGAGGCACAACATCCAGGCGGTGAAGGAGGCCGGCGCCGACACGGTGGTCTCATCGTGCCCGGCCTGCGACATGATGTGGCGGCGGGTCTATCCCATCTGGGCCGAGAAGCTGGGGATGGAATACGGCATCACGGCCCGGCACTACAGCGAGGTGGTTTCGGAGAAGATCGAGGCAGGCGAGTTCAGTTTCCCGGCCAACGGTTGCGAGCCGACCACGGTGACCTGGCACGACTCGTGCCACATCGGGCGGGTGTCGGGGGTATACGAGCCGCCGCGGGACCTGATCAGGGCTATCCCGAACGTGAACTTTGTCGAGATGTCCCACCACCACGAGGAGGCCCACTGCTGCGGCAGCGTACTGACGCTATTGAAGGACCCGCTGGTGGCGCACGACGTGGGTAAGATGCGGCTGGACGAGGCATTGGAGGCCGGTGCGGAGACCGTGCTGGCGCTGTGCCCGTGCTGCGAGTTCCAGCTGCGGGTGAGCGCGGACAAGCGGGATGTGCCGGTAGAGGTGGTGGACCTGGCGCGGTTCGCCTCGGCGGCGCTGGGCTACGAGTTCCCCGATCCCAACCCGGAGGTCAGGCGGCAGTGGGCGGTGTTCGAGGCCATGATCGCGCTGATGACGCCGCAGGGTTTCGCCGACCTGATGGGCACTATGTGGCCGGAGCTGATCGCGGCGATGCCGTTCGGGATGGGACCGATGATGCGGGTGATGGGCAAGATCCCCGGGGCGCTGACCTTGATGAAGCCGCTCTTCCCGGTGCTGTTCCCGCGGCTGCTGCCGCTGATGATGCCCAAGGTAATGGCGACGATGCTGGATCGGGTGGGGGCGGCGATTCCCATGCCGGACTACATGGCGGAGCAGATGCCGGAGTTGATGCCCAAGGTGATGGACAACCTGATGCCGCACATGATCCGGGACGTGGTGCCCCTGGTGACGCAGCCGATGATCGATTATTTGCGGGGGATTATGAAGAGATAA
- a CDS encoding DNA adenine methylase — MTAQAFEYPSTRYSGSKRRFIKWIWSNIEDLKFESALDVFGGTGSISLLFKKHNKKVYYNDILKFNRIIGTALVENKDTIVTSNDLNSALAFRDKDYPNFIQNEFKDIFYNSSENIWLDKAITNFSRVQNKYKRAILISALFQACLAKRPFNLFHRANLYIRTNEVERSFGNKPTWERSFEDSVRRYVNEYNLAVFNNGKNNKVIGGFDAQQCPNGVDLVYLDPPYFSKSSYRGTNYLTFYHFLEGLADYPNWAAKIKNPRGKIKKMQDYSSITRWTHKREIHNSFNNLIKRFQDNIIVLSYQSDGVPSKEEIGTLLRNYKRKVSVFSKPHQYVLSKQQKEELLFVAL, encoded by the coding sequence ATGACAGCACAAGCATTTGAATATCCATCCACTCGCTATTCAGGATCCAAGAGGCGCTTTATAAAATGGATATGGTCGAATATAGAGGATTTAAAGTTCGAATCGGCTCTTGATGTCTTTGGAGGAACAGGGAGTATAAGTCTTTTATTTAAAAAGCATAATAAAAAGGTTTATTACAACGATATTTTAAAGTTTAATCGAATAATTGGAACAGCCCTTGTCGAAAATAAGGATACTATAGTAACTAGCAATGACCTTAACAGTGCACTAGCTTTTCGTGATAAAGACTATCCTAATTTTATTCAGAATGAATTCAAGGATATTTTTTATAATTCTAGTGAGAACATCTGGCTAGATAAGGCAATTACTAACTTCTCCCGTGTGCAAAATAAATATAAACGTGCTATCCTTATCTCCGCCCTTTTTCAAGCTTGCCTAGCAAAAAGGCCTTTCAATCTTTTTCACAGGGCGAATCTCTATATTAGAACTAATGAAGTAGAACGAAGCTTTGGAAATAAACCTACGTGGGAACGATCTTTCGAAGACTCAGTTAGACGGTATGTAAATGAATATAATTTAGCGGTCTTTAATAATGGGAAAAATAATAAAGTAATTGGGGGTTTTGACGCCCAACAATGTCCCAATGGAGTTGATCTTGTTTATCTTGATCCTCCTTACTTCTCGAAGTCGTCCTATAGAGGAACTAACTATTTGACTTTTTATCATTTCTTAGAAGGATTAGCTGATTATCCTAATTGGGCTGCAAAAATTAAAAATCCGAGAGGAAAAATAAAGAAAATGCAGGATTACAGTTCAATCACACGTTGGACCCATAAAAGGGAGATTCATAATTCTTTTAACAATCTTATTAAGAGATTCCAAGACAATATCATTGTGTTATCATACCAGAGTGATGGCGTTCCATCAAAAGAGGAAATTGGCACTCTCTTAAGAAATTATAAAAGGAAAGTTAGCGTATTTTCAAAGCCACATCAGTATGTGTTAAGTAAGCAACAAAAAGAGGAATTATTATTCGTAGCGTTATAG